The proteins below are encoded in one region of Synergistaceae bacterium:
- a CDS encoding ABC transporter permease: protein MNRKFWNLLADYAVPLIFIAISVVAIPLSGFSASYLVQELLVRIGRNSFLILSLLIPIMAGMGLNFGMVLGAMAGQIGLIFVSDWAIVGIPGVVLAMIIGTPIAVILGVLCGEVLNRAKGQEMVTSYILGFFVNGVYQLFVLYFMGWLIPISNPTLLLSRGYGIRNAVSLTGIRMVLDHLIPLKIGTINVPVATCLVVAAFCLFIVWFRRTKLGQDMRALGQDMAVADSAGIPVNRTRVIAIVISTVLACYGQIIFLQNMGTLNTYNSHDQAGMFSIAALLIGGASVSRAGIDNVFLGVVLFHLMFIVAPMAGKNLMGEAQIGEYFRVFVSYGVIALALVLHAWRRLRARAEARRILRGGVSVGEKE, encoded by the coding sequence ATGAACCGGAAATTTTGGAACCTGCTGGCGGATTACGCGGTTCCCCTCATTTTTATCGCCATTTCCGTCGTGGCGATTCCTCTTTCGGGGTTTTCGGCCTCCTACCTGGTGCAGGAGCTTCTGGTCCGCATCGGACGCAACTCGTTTCTGATTTTGTCGCTGCTGATCCCCATCATGGCTGGGATGGGGCTCAACTTCGGCATGGTTTTGGGGGCGATGGCGGGGCAGATCGGGCTTATTTTCGTCTCGGACTGGGCCATCGTGGGCATTCCCGGCGTCGTCCTGGCGATGATCATCGGAACGCCCATCGCCGTGATCCTGGGAGTTCTCTGCGGCGAGGTCCTGAACCGCGCCAAGGGGCAGGAGATGGTGACCTCCTATATCCTGGGCTTCTTCGTCAACGGCGTGTATCAGCTTTTCGTCCTCTATTTCATGGGATGGCTGATCCCGATTTCCAACCCGACCCTTCTGCTCTCCCGGGGATACGGCATCCGCAACGCCGTCAGCCTTACGGGAATTCGCATGGTTCTGGATCATCTGATCCCGCTGAAAATTGGAACGATCAACGTTCCTGTAGCCACCTGTCTGGTGGTGGCGGCGTTTTGTCTTTTTATCGTCTGGTTCCGCCGGACGAAGCTGGGTCAGGACATGAGGGCTCTGGGGCAGGATATGGCTGTGGCCGACTCCGCAGGCATACCCGTCAACCGGACCCGGGTCATCGCCATTGTGATTTCCACGGTGCTGGCCTGCTACGGGCAGATTATTTTCCTCCAGAACATGGGGACCCTCAACACCTACAACAGCCACGATCAGGCAGGAATGTTCTCCATCGCCGCGTTGCTGATCGGAGGAGCCAGCGTTTCCCGGGCGGGCATCGACAACGTCTTTCTGGGGGTCGTCCTGTTTCACCTGATGTTCATCGTCGCCCCCATGGCGGGCAAAAACCTGATGGGTGAAGCGCAGATTGGGGAATATTTCCGAGTGTTCGTTTCCTACGGAGTCATCGCCCTTGCCCTTGTGCTGCACGCCTGGAGGCGGCTTCGCGCCCGGGCGGAGGCTCGGCGGATTCTTCGCGGCGGCGTTTCCGTCGGGGAAAAGGAGTGA